One window of Rhizobium leguminosarum genomic DNA carries:
- a CDS encoding ABC transporter ATP-binding protein/permease: MADKIEGRPGIRRQDRVGYDLSLTNRLGVMFSAFWNSQVRGKVLFLATVLILVILLTSYGQVILNQWNAPFYDSLERRDLGEFFHQLEIFAMIAGTLLLLNVLQAWLNQMTALYMREGLSRDLVDQWLKRKRALRLASSGLIGVNPDQRLHEDSRNLAESTTGLVLGLLQSTILLVSFIGVLWELSSGFIFHISGHSFSIPGYMVWAAIFYAASASVLSQVVGRKLVKLNADRFSKEAELRFTLMHANENMPAITVARGEENERRRINTDISSVLRVVKRLAMANTNLTWVSAGYGWLVIVIPIIVAAPAYFSGGLTLGQLMMSVGAFNQVNTALRWYVANFGPIAEWRATLMRVTDFRQALLDMEEEFAQKDGIAYENTAPDTLTLKDVVIVAKIGEEIDECGGFRLRETDVVIKAGEKIMINGDHSVNRKLLFQAMAGLWPCGSGTMGLPPIDDMLFVPQIAYIPGGTLREALAFPASPDAYERAAVETALDRAGLHSLIARLDTRARWDKLLDSDEQKAIGFARLLLVRPRWIIFDEVLEGMEPEWQEMMAKLLTSMPESGMIYIGRSEAYLEALKPRVLHLQALPARSEEPQQQQVAPTGASASTGAAAMPAPAL; this comes from the coding sequence ATGGCAGATAAGATCGAGGGGAGGCCGGGCATCCGAAGGCAGGATAGGGTAGGGTATGATCTCAGCCTGACGAATCGCCTCGGGGTGATGTTCTCCGCATTCTGGAATTCGCAAGTGCGTGGCAAGGTGCTGTTTCTGGCGACCGTGCTGATCCTTGTCATCCTGTTGACGTCCTACGGCCAGGTCATCCTCAATCAGTGGAATGCTCCCTTCTACGACTCGCTGGAGCGCCGCGATCTCGGAGAATTCTTCCACCAGCTCGAAATCTTCGCGATGATCGCCGGCACGCTGCTGCTGCTCAACGTGCTGCAGGCATGGCTGAATCAGATGACCGCACTCTATATGCGCGAGGGCCTGTCGCGCGACCTCGTCGATCAGTGGCTGAAGCGCAAGCGGGCGCTGCGGCTTGCTTCCAGCGGCCTGATCGGCGTCAATCCGGACCAGCGCCTGCACGAGGATTCCCGCAACCTCGCCGAAAGCACGACAGGGCTCGTTCTCGGCCTGCTGCAGTCGACCATTCTTCTAGTGAGCTTCATCGGCGTGCTCTGGGAGCTTTCGAGCGGCTTCATCTTCCACATCAGCGGCCACAGCTTCTCCATTCCCGGCTACATGGTCTGGGCGGCGATTTTCTACGCCGCTTCCGCCTCGGTGCTGAGCCAGGTCGTCGGCCGCAAACTGGTCAAGCTGAATGCCGACCGCTTCTCGAAGGAGGCCGAGCTTCGCTTCACGCTGATGCACGCCAACGAGAACATGCCGGCAATTACCGTCGCCCGCGGCGAGGAGAATGAGCGCCGGCGCATCAACACCGACATCAGCTCGGTACTGAGGGTCGTCAAGCGGCTCGCCATGGCCAATACCAACCTCACCTGGGTTTCGGCCGGCTACGGCTGGCTGGTGATCGTCATCCCGATCATCGTCGCCGCCCCTGCCTATTTCTCCGGCGGCCTCACCCTCGGCCAGCTGATGATGTCGGTCGGCGCCTTCAATCAGGTCAACACCGCGCTGCGCTGGTACGTCGCCAATTTTGGCCCGATCGCCGAATGGCGCGCGACACTGATGCGCGTCACCGATTTCCGCCAGGCCCTTCTCGACATGGAAGAGGAATTCGCCCAGAAGGACGGCATCGCCTATGAAAACACCGCGCCCGACACGCTGACGTTGAAGGATGTGGTGATCGTTGCCAAGATCGGTGAAGAGATCGACGAATGCGGCGGTTTCCGCCTGCGTGAAACCGATGTCGTGATCAAGGCCGGCGAAAAAATCATGATCAACGGCGATCACAGCGTCAACCGCAAGCTACTCTTCCAGGCGATGGCCGGCCTCTGGCCGTGCGGCAGCGGCACGATGGGCCTGCCGCCGATCGACGACATGCTGTTCGTGCCGCAGATCGCTTATATCCCCGGCGGCACGCTGCGCGAGGCGCTGGCCTTTCCCGCAAGTCCTGATGCCTACGAGCGAGCCGCTGTCGAGACGGCCCTCGACAGAGCCGGCCTGCATTCGCTGATCGCAAGGCTCGATACCCGCGCCCGTTGGGACAAGCTACTCGATAGCGACGAACAGAAAGCGATCGGCTTTGCCCGCCTGCTGCTTGTGCGCCCGCGCTGGATCATCTTCGACGAAGTGTTGGAAGGCATGGAGCCGGAATGGCAGGAAATGATGGCCAAACTGCTGACTTCCATGCCCGAAAGCGGCATGATTTACATCGGCCGCTCCGAGGCCTATCTCGAGGCCCTCAAGCCGCGCGTGCTGCATCTGCAGGCGCTGCCGGCAAGATCTGAGGAACCGCAGCAGCAGCAAGTCGCCCCGACCGGCGCCAGCGCCAGTACGGGCGCTGCCGCCATGCCCGCGCCGGCGCTGTAG
- a CDS encoding ABC-F family ATP-binding cassette domain-containing protein, whose translation MAPPILKLDDIFLSFGGAPLLAGASLQIEPGDKICLVGRNGSGKSTLLKIAAGLVEAQSGEVFRHPSSTVRYLEQAPDFAGFNTVQAYAEAGLGPGDDPYRVTYLLSHLGLTGEEDPSMLSGGESRRAALARVLAPEPDILLLDEPTNHLDLPTIEWLEGELQKTRSALVLISHDRRFLEKVSTATVWLDRGTSRRLDRGFSHFEAWRDQVLEAEELEQHKLGKAIEREEHWLRYGVTARRKRNMRRLGELQTMRSNYRGHKGPQGSVQATASDAQESGKLVIEAHKITKSFGDRAIVTPFSIRVHRGDCIGLVGPNGAGKTTLLKMLTGQLSPDSGTIKLGTNLEIATLDQKREDLDREDTLANYLTDGRGENLLVNGEQRHVTGYMKEFLFQPEQARTPIRSLSGGERARLMLARILSRPTNLLILDEPTNDLDIETLDLLQEIVAGFPGTVILVSHDRDFLDRTVTSTIAPTVPDAPDGRWIEYAGGYSDMLAQRKGAIEERKRAEKAAERPKTQEAASSAGSSRGKLSFKQKFALENLPKEMTKAEAEIAKREQVMTDPNLFTRDPAAFNRLASEMEKLRASLMKMEEEWLELEMLREELEG comes from the coding sequence TTGGCCCCTCCCATTCTGAAACTCGACGATATCTTCCTGAGCTTCGGCGGCGCACCGCTGCTGGCGGGTGCTAGCCTACAGATCGAGCCCGGTGACAAAATCTGTCTCGTCGGGCGCAACGGCTCGGGAAAATCGACGCTGCTGAAGATCGCCGCCGGCCTGGTCGAGGCGCAATCCGGCGAGGTCTTCCGTCATCCGTCCTCGACGGTGCGTTATCTCGAACAGGCGCCGGATTTTGCCGGCTTCAACACCGTCCAGGCCTATGCCGAAGCCGGTCTCGGGCCGGGCGATGACCCTTATCGCGTCACCTATCTGCTGTCGCATCTCGGGCTGACCGGCGAGGAAGATCCGAGCATGCTGTCCGGCGGCGAATCGCGGCGGGCCGCCCTTGCCCGCGTGCTGGCGCCGGAGCCCGATATTCTCCTGCTCGACGAGCCGACCAACCATCTCGACCTGCCGACCATCGAATGGCTGGAAGGCGAGCTGCAGAAGACGCGCAGCGCCCTGGTGCTGATCTCGCACGACCGACGGTTTCTCGAAAAGGTCTCGACGGCAACCGTCTGGCTCGACCGCGGCACCTCGCGCCGGCTCGACAGGGGATTCTCGCATTTCGAGGCCTGGCGCGACCAGGTGCTGGAGGCCGAGGAGCTGGAGCAGCATAAGCTCGGCAAGGCGATCGAGCGCGAGGAGCACTGGCTGCGCTATGGCGTCACGGCGCGGCGCAAGCGCAACATGCGCCGCCTCGGCGAGTTGCAGACGATGCGCTCGAATTATCGCGGCCATAAGGGGCCGCAGGGCTCGGTGCAGGCGACGGCTTCGGACGCGCAGGAATCCGGCAAGCTGGTGATCGAAGCTCACAAGATCACCAAGAGCTTCGGCGACCGGGCGATCGTCACGCCCTTCTCGATCCGCGTACATCGCGGCGATTGCATCGGCCTGGTGGGGCCGAACGGCGCCGGCAAGACGACGCTCTTGAAGATGCTGACCGGTCAGCTTTCCCCGGATAGCGGCACGATAAAGCTCGGCACCAATCTGGAGATCGCCACACTCGACCAGAAACGCGAGGACCTCGATCGCGAAGATACGCTCGCCAACTACCTGACGGACGGGCGCGGCGAAAACCTGCTCGTCAACGGCGAACAGCGTCATGTCACCGGCTACATGAAGGAGTTCCTGTTCCAGCCGGAACAGGCGCGCACGCCGATCAGAAGCCTCTCCGGCGGCGAGCGCGCCCGGCTGATGCTGGCGCGTATTCTCTCGCGCCCTACGAACCTTTTGATCCTCGACGAACCGACCAACGATCTCGATATCGAGACACTCGACCTGCTGCAGGAAATCGTCGCCGGCTTTCCCGGGACCGTCATTCTCGTCAGCCACGACCGCGATTTCCTCGACCGCACCGTGACCTCGACGATCGCACCCACCGTTCCGGATGCACCTGACGGCCGCTGGATCGAATATGCCGGCGGCTATTCGGACATGCTTGCGCAGCGCAAGGGCGCGATCGAGGAGCGCAAGCGGGCCGAGAAGGCGGCAGAGAGGCCGAAGACCCAGGAGGCAGCGTCTTCTGCTGGAAGCTCGAGGGGCAAGCTTTCCTTCAAGCAGAAATTCGCGCTGGAAAACCTGCCGAAGGAAATGACGAAAGCCGAAGCCGAGATCGCCAAGCGCGAGCAGGTGATGACCGATCCCAATCTTTTCACCCGCGATCCCGCAGCTTTCAACCGGCTTGCTAGCGAGATGGAGAAGCTGCGCGCCAGCCTGATGAAAATGGAGGAGGAGTGGCTGGAGCTTGAAATGCTGCGTGAAGAGCTGGAAGGCTGA
- a CDS encoding aldose epimerase family protein, giving the protein MSDKLEREVFGQTKAGETVYRVEIKGGGLTAKIITWGAVIQDLRLKGHEAPLQLGFDDFDSYPLYSAYFGATPGRCANRVGGGAFTLDGNDYQLELNENGVTHLHGGSDNIAKRNWTVVEHDVDRVVLKIVDPDGRAGYPGNCTIQATFRVHGNGELSATYESTSDQPTLANVCQHAYFNLDGREDALGHDIMIAADHYLPTDEKQVPTGEIRSVEGTEYDFREMAPMKRFVGSEQVLYDHNFCLSGERTAKRSVALARSLYSGVSLEVRSTEPGVQFYAGFKLDTGAPGIGGRKYGPFAGFCLETQVWPDAINHQGFPNAVLRPGEVLRQETDYIFTKS; this is encoded by the coding sequence ATGTCGGATAAGTTGGAGCGGGAAGTTTTCGGGCAGACGAAGGCAGGCGAGACCGTCTATCGCGTCGAGATCAAGGGCGGCGGGCTGACGGCCAAGATCATCACCTGGGGCGCGGTCATCCAGGATCTGCGCCTTAAGGGACATGAGGCCCCACTGCAGCTCGGTTTCGACGATTTCGACAGCTACCCGCTCTATTCGGCCTATTTCGGTGCGACGCCCGGCCGCTGCGCCAACCGTGTCGGTGGCGGCGCCTTCACGCTCGACGGCAACGACTACCAGCTCGAGCTCAACGAAAATGGCGTCACCCATCTGCATGGCGGCAGCGACAATATCGCCAAACGCAACTGGACGGTCGTCGAGCATGATGTCGACCGGGTGGTGCTGAAGATCGTCGATCCCGATGGCCGCGCCGGCTATCCCGGTAACTGCACCATCCAGGCAACCTTCCGGGTGCACGGCAACGGCGAACTGTCGGCGACCTACGAATCGACCAGTGATCAGCCAACGCTCGCCAATGTCTGCCAGCACGCCTATTTCAATCTCGATGGCCGTGAGGATGCGCTCGGCCACGACATCATGATTGCGGCCGATCACTATTTGCCGACCGACGAGAAACAGGTGCCGACCGGTGAGATCCGTTCCGTCGAGGGTACGGAATACGATTTCCGCGAGATGGCGCCGATGAAGCGTTTCGTCGGCAGCGAACAGGTTTTGTACGACCATAATTTCTGCCTGTCCGGCGAGCGCACCGCCAAGCGCAGCGTCGCGCTCGCCCGCAGCCTGTATTCCGGTGTGTCGCTGGAGGTGCGCAGCACCGAGCCGGGCGTGCAGTTCTATGCCGGTTTCAAACTGGATACCGGCGCTCCCGGCATCGGCGGGCGCAAATACGGCCCGTTTGCCGGCTTCTGCCTGGAGACGCAGGTCTGGCCGGATGCCATCAATCACCAGGGTTTCCCAAATGCGGTGCTGCGTCCCGGCGAAGTGCTGCGCCAGGAGACGGACTACATCTTCACCAAGAGCTGA
- a CDS encoding M48 family metalloprotease, with protein MMRRTRLDSLTTWKSPALSSDAISAPRRFARRLMLLSAVAIALNGCQTLIDQSYQPSVSPSSNPQIVDEVQKNDPRAAMGAREHPRIVASYGGEYKDAKTERLVARIAGALTAVSENPSQSYRITILNSPAINAFALPGGYLYVTRGLLALANDASEVAAVLSHEMGHVTANHGIERQKREEAEVIASRVVAEVLSSDIAGKQALARGKLRLAAFSRQQELQADVIGVRMLGEAGYDPYSAARFLDSMAAYSRFMSVDPEADQSLDFLSSHPNSAQRIELARTHARAFGQEGSVGDKGRDYYLDGIDGLLYGDSPEEGYVRGQTFLHGGLGIRFDVPPDFHIDNKVEAVMATGPNDIAVRFDGVADNQTQSLTNYISSGWVTGLDPSTIQPGTINGMEAATARASADRWDFDVTVIRNNSQIFRFLTAVPKGSDALEPTANVLRASFRRMTPAEAASLKPLRIRVVTVRPGENISTLAARMMGTDRKLDLFKLINALPTGAAISPGDRVKIIAE; from the coding sequence ATGATGCGGAGAACCAGACTGGACAGCTTGACGACGTGGAAATCGCCCGCGCTTTCCAGTGATGCCATCTCCGCGCCGCGGCGCTTCGCGCGTCGCCTGATGCTGCTTTCGGCCGTCGCAATCGCGCTGAATGGCTGTCAAACGCTGATCGACCAATCCTATCAGCCGAGCGTCTCGCCTTCTTCCAATCCGCAGATCGTCGACGAGGTGCAGAAGAACGACCCGCGTGCGGCGATGGGCGCCCGTGAACATCCGCGCATCGTCGCAAGCTACGGCGGCGAATACAAGGACGCCAAGACCGAGCGCCTCGTCGCCCGCATCGCCGGCGCGCTGACGGCGGTGTCGGAAAATCCGAGCCAGTCCTACCGCATCACCATCCTGAATTCTCCGGCGATCAACGCGTTTGCGCTGCCGGGCGGTTATCTCTACGTCACCCGCGGCCTGCTCGCCCTTGCCAACGACGCCTCGGAGGTCGCCGCCGTGCTGTCGCACGAGATGGGCCATGTGACGGCGAACCACGGCATCGAGCGGCAGAAGCGCGAGGAGGCTGAGGTCATCGCCAGCCGCGTTGTCGCCGAGGTCCTTTCCAGCGATATCGCCGGTAAGCAGGCGTTGGCCCGCGGCAAGCTGCGGCTCGCCGCCTTCTCACGCCAGCAGGAACTGCAGGCCGATGTCATCGGCGTGCGCATGCTTGGCGAAGCAGGCTACGACCCCTATTCCGCTGCCCGTTTCCTCGATTCCATGGCGGCTTACAGTCGCTTCATGTCTGTCGATCCCGAAGCCGACCAGAGCCTGGACTTCCTGTCGAGCCATCCGAATTCGGCGCAGCGCATCGAGCTTGCCCGCACCCACGCGCGGGCCTTCGGCCAGGAAGGCTCGGTCGGGGACAAGGGCCGCGACTATTATCTCGACGGCATAGACGGCCTGCTCTATGGCGACAGCCCTGAGGAAGGCTATGTGCGCGGCCAGACTTTCCTGCATGGCGGCCTCGGCATCCGCTTCGACGTGCCGCCGGACTTCCACATCGACAACAAGGTCGAAGCCGTGATGGCCACCGGCCCGAACGACATCGCCGTCCGCTTCGACGGCGTCGCCGACAATCAGACCCAGAGCCTTACCAACTATATCTCCAGCGGCTGGGTGACCGGCCTCGACCCGTCGACCATCCAGCCGGGCACCATCAATGGAATGGAAGCAGCCACAGCGCGGGCAAGCGCCGACCGCTGGGATTTCGATGTCACCGTGATCCGCAACAATTCGCAGATCTTCCGTTTCCTGACCGCCGTGCCGAAAGGCAGCGACGCCCTTGAGCCAACGGCCAATGTCCTGCGCGCGAGTTTCCGGCGCATGACGCCGGCAGAGGCAGCCTCGCTCAAGCCGCTGCGCATCCGCGTCGTCACGGTCCGTCCGGGTGAAAACATCTCGACGCTCGCCGCCCGCATGATGGGCACCGACCGCAAGCTCGATCTCTTCAAACTCATCAATGCCCTGCCCACGGGTGCAGCCATTTCACCAGGCGATCGCGTCAAGATCATCGCCGAGTAA
- a CDS encoding RNA polymerase factor sigma-32 encodes MKNMSADRRMIKIAMAAPYLARQEEHDLAIRWKDHDDRGARNQIAMAHMRLVISMAGKFRNFGLPMSDLVQEGYVGLLEAAARFEPERDVRFSTYASWWIRASIQDYILRNWSIVRGGTSSAQKALFFNLRRLRAKLAKGDTQLTLQSIHQEIAAALGVSLADVQTMDARLSGNDASLQAPSVSGDAESAEKMDFLVSDDPLPDEQVSNMIDGERRRVWLASALTHLNEREMKIISARRLAEDGATLEELGADLGISKERVRQIESRAMEKLRSALVSADPHMAAYA; translated from the coding sequence ATGAAGAACATGTCTGCAGATCGGCGCATGATCAAAATCGCGATGGCCGCCCCCTACCTCGCCCGTCAGGAAGAGCACGATCTCGCCATCCGTTGGAAGGATCACGATGATCGCGGTGCGCGCAATCAGATCGCCATGGCCCATATGCGCCTCGTCATATCCATGGCGGGAAAGTTCCGGAATTTCGGCCTGCCGATGAGCGATCTCGTGCAGGAGGGCTATGTCGGCCTTCTGGAGGCCGCCGCCCGCTTCGAGCCGGAACGTGACGTGCGCTTCTCGACCTATGCCAGCTGGTGGATCAGGGCTTCGATCCAGGATTATATCCTGCGCAACTGGTCGATCGTGCGCGGCGGCACGAGTTCGGCACAGAAGGCGCTATTCTTCAATCTGCGTCGTCTGCGCGCCAAGCTCGCCAAGGGTGACACGCAGCTGACGCTGCAATCCATCCACCAGGAAATCGCCGCGGCGCTCGGCGTCAGCCTCGCCGATGTGCAGACCATGGATGCCAGGCTTTCCGGCAATGACGCGTCGCTGCAGGCGCCTTCGGTCTCCGGCGATGCCGAGAGTGCGGAGAAGATGGACTTCCTCGTCAGCGATGATCCTCTGCCGGACGAGCAGGTTTCCAACATGATCGACGGCGAGCGTCGCCGCGTCTGGCTTGCCTCGGCGCTGACCCATCTCAACGAACGTGAGATGAAGATCATCAGCGCCCGGCGTCTGGCGGAAGACGGTGCCACGCTCGAAGAACTCGGCGCCGATCTCGGTATTTCCAAGGAACGTGTGCGGCAGATCGAAAGCCGGGCGATGGAAAAACTCCGCAGCGCGCTCGTCAGCGCCGATCCGCATATGGCGGCCTATGCCTGA
- the metA gene encoding homoserine O-acetyltransferase MetA, translated as MPIKIPDTLPAYETLVQEGVRVMTETLAIRQDIRPLQIGLLNLMPNKIKTELQMARLVGASPLQVELSLIRIGGHKAKNTSEDHLLAFYQTWEEVKHRKFDGFIITGAPIELLPYEDVTYWPEMQQILDWTETNVHSTMNVCWGAMAAIYHFHGVPKYELKEKAFGIYRHRNLKPSSIYLNGFSDNFEVPVSRWTEVRRTDIETSESLEILMESSEMGVCLVHEKRGRRLYMFNHVEYDSTSLSDEYFRDVNAGVPIKMPHNYFPHNDSALTPQNRWRSHAHLLFGNWINEIYQTTPFDVEEIGTDL; from the coding sequence ATGCCCATCAAGATCCCCGATACGCTGCCCGCCTACGAAACCCTGGTTCAGGAGGGTGTGCGGGTGATGACCGAGACGTTGGCAATCCGTCAGGATATCCGACCGCTGCAGATCGGGCTGCTCAATCTTATGCCGAACAAGATCAAGACCGAACTGCAGATGGCCCGCCTCGTCGGCGCCTCGCCACTGCAGGTCGAGCTGTCGCTGATCCGCATCGGCGGCCACAAGGCGAAGAACACGTCCGAAGATCATCTGCTCGCCTTCTACCAGACCTGGGAGGAGGTGAAGCACCGCAAGTTCGACGGCTTCATCATCACCGGGGCGCCGATCGAGCTTTTGCCCTATGAAGACGTCACCTATTGGCCTGAGATGCAGCAGATTCTCGACTGGACGGAAACGAACGTGCATTCGACGATGAACGTCTGCTGGGGCGCGATGGCGGCGATCTATCATTTCCACGGCGTTCCGAAATACGAGCTGAAAGAGAAGGCCTTCGGCATCTACCGCCACCGGAACCTGAAACCGTCCTCCATCTATCTCAACGGCTTTTCCGACAATTTCGAAGTGCCGGTGTCGCGCTGGACCGAAGTGCGCCGTACCGATATCGAGACATCCGAAAGCCTGGAGATCCTGATGGAATCAAGCGAGATGGGCGTCTGCCTCGTGCACGAGAAGAGGGGACGGCGGCTCTACATGTTTAATCATGTCGAATATGATTCCACCTCGCTTTCCGACGAGTATTTCCGCGACGTCAACGCCGGCGTGCCGATCAAGATGCCGCACAACTACTTCCCGCATAATGATTCGGCGCTGACGCCGCAGAACCGCTGGCGCAGCCACGCGCATCTCCTGTTTGGCAACTGGATCAACGAGATCTACCAGACGACGCCCTTTGATGTGGAGGAGATCGGCACGGACCTCTGA
- a CDS encoding MDR family MFS transporter, translating into MDMQLAPAPLVTDPRRRLILFFFLMTAMFMATLDNQIVSTALPTIVGEFGHLERFGWIGSAYLLSLSAVMPVYGKLGDLFGRKYVMMTAITIFTVGSAVCGLAVSMNTLIAARVLQGLGGGGIMVSIFAVNADLFEPRERARYQSYSSLVLMASGAIGPVLGGTMSDLFGWRSIFLVNVPIGLIALAGLAVMLPYRKPHRRPKIDYAGALLLALTTTSIVLATDSSELFGALVSPQSIVIIAFGIVCAVAWVLVERRAPEPIVPLQLFRNSTFSLLLVMSIMGGAIAIGMVNYLALFLQTTTGLSPSAAGALFILLTGGLVCGSLSAGRIISKTGRYKPFAIASLTCSAIAFALMSQIHAGTPIALIGAIMMLHGIGIGLAQQVPIIGVQNAAPTRDVGAATGSVTLSRMGGASIAISIYGAIIASQLDKVGVSIPGVTDIEQLTPKMMASLPEASRQAVADIYAAAFSPLFMTSCTIALIGLVAAIMLKPVQLPRAGEAKMPQANAAE; encoded by the coding sequence ATGGACATGCAACTCGCGCCTGCGCCGCTCGTGACCGATCCTCGTCGCCGGCTCATCCTCTTCTTCTTCCTGATGACGGCCATGTTCATGGCGACGCTGGACAATCAGATCGTTTCCACGGCGCTGCCGACGATCGTCGGCGAGTTCGGCCATCTCGAGCGCTTCGGCTGGATCGGCTCGGCCTATCTGCTGTCGCTGAGCGCCGTCATGCCGGTTTATGGCAAGCTTGGCGATCTCTTCGGGCGCAAATACGTGATGATGACGGCGATCACGATCTTCACCGTCGGCTCGGCGGTCTGCGGCCTTGCGGTCTCCATGAACACGCTGATCGCCGCCCGCGTGCTGCAGGGTCTCGGCGGTGGCGGCATCATGGTGTCGATCTTCGCCGTCAATGCCGATCTGTTCGAGCCGCGCGAGCGAGCCCGCTACCAAAGCTATTCCAGCCTGGTGTTGATGGCGTCAGGTGCGATCGGGCCGGTGCTAGGCGGCACGATGAGCGACCTTTTCGGCTGGCGCTCGATTTTCCTCGTCAACGTGCCGATCGGCCTAATCGCACTTGCCGGCCTTGCCGTGATGCTGCCCTATCGCAAACCGCATCGCCGGCCTAAGATCGATTATGCCGGTGCGCTGCTTCTCGCCCTGACGACGACCAGCATCGTGCTTGCCACCGACAGCAGCGAACTCTTCGGCGCATTGGTCTCGCCACAGAGCATCGTCATCATCGCCTTCGGTATCGTTTGCGCCGTCGCTTGGGTGCTCGTCGAACGCCGCGCGCCGGAACCGATCGTTCCCCTACAGCTCTTTCGCAATTCGACCTTCAGCCTGCTCCTGGTGATGTCGATCATGGGCGGCGCAATCGCCATCGGCATGGTCAACTATCTCGCCCTCTTCCTGCAGACCACCACCGGCCTTTCGCCCTCTGCCGCCGGCGCGCTCTTCATCCTTCTGACGGGCGGCCTCGTCTGCGGATCGCTGTCCGCAGGCCGCATCATCTCGAAGACTGGGCGTTACAAGCCCTTTGCCATCGCAAGCCTCACCTGCAGCGCCATCGCCTTTGCGCTGATGTCGCAGATCCACGCGGGAACGCCGATCGCCTTGATCGGGGCGATCATGATGCTGCATGGCATCGGCATCGGCCTTGCCCAGCAGGTTCCCATCATCGGCGTACAGAATGCAGCGCCGACCCGCGATGTCGGCGCCGCCACCGGCTCGGTGACGCTGTCGCGCATGGGAGGTGCATCGATCGCCATTTCCATCTATGGCGCCATCATCGCCTCTCAGCTCGACAAGGTCGGCGTCTCCATTCCCGGTGTTACCGATATCGAGCAGCTGACCCCGAAGATGATGGCCTCCCTTCCCGAAGCAAGCCGGCAGGCTGTCGCCGATATCTATGCCGCCGCCTTCTCGCCGCTGTTCATGACCTCCTGCACGATTGCGCTGATCGGCCTTGTGGCCGCCATCATGCTGAAGCCTGTGCAGCTGCCCCGCGCCGGTGAGGCGAAGATGCCGCAAGCGAATGCGGCGGAGTAA
- a CDS encoding thiamine diphosphokinase, translated as MPMSPSTFTILLGGELSLTERLRQAIGGSRSIAADGGMRHAVALGIEPELWVGDFDSTPDDLEGAFPHVPKQPYPAAKAATDGEIAVSEAIARGARRLILAGALGGERSDHALQHLLSAVSLAEEGFDVFLTSGKEEAVPLLAGTIELDLPKGSLFSVLGFSELTGLSIENARYPLADFHLPFGSSRTISNVAESKVRFSLRSGRAIVLARPYDLSGV; from the coding sequence ATGCCCATGAGCCCATCCACCTTCACCATTCTCCTCGGCGGCGAACTCAGCCTGACGGAGCGCCTGCGCCAGGCCATCGGCGGCAGTCGTTCCATCGCGGCCGATGGCGGCATGCGGCATGCGGTGGCACTCGGCATCGAGCCGGAGCTCTGGGTCGGCGATTTCGATTCGACGCCTGATGATCTCGAGGGTGCCTTTCCCCATGTGCCGAAACAGCCCTATCCCGCGGCAAAGGCGGCGACGGACGGCGAAATCGCCGTGTCGGAAGCGATCGCGCGGGGTGCGCGGCGGCTGATTCTCGCCGGTGCGCTTGGCGGCGAACGCTCGGACCACGCGCTTCAGCATCTGCTGTCGGCCGTCAGTCTGGCGGAGGAGGGTTTCGACGTGTTCCTGACCTCGGGCAAGGAAGAGGCAGTGCCGCTGCTGGCCGGGACGATCGAACTGGATCTTCCCAAGGGCAGCCTGTTTTCCGTGCTCGGGTTCAGCGAGCTGACCGGGCTTTCCATCGAGAATGCGCGTTATCCGCTGGCCGATTTCCATCTGCCTTTCGGCTCGTCGCGCACCATTTCCAATGTTGCGGAAAGCAAGGTTCGCTTTTCGCTCCGAAGCGGCCGGGCGATCGTGCTCGCCAGGCCCTATGATCTTTCCGGAGTCTGA
- a CDS encoding MarR family winged helix-turn-helix transcriptional regulator has protein sequence MNEVLTKTISTEPEPAEENVPRIGRSMGRMRLMTGRRLIGRLAIQSAAPGLELSHLDVLDAVRRAQPAGEVTVGMIAEMLRIDPSRASRVVADMVGRNVLRREASQADARRIVVVMTEVGQDLLAEIVAQNLAIISEIVSDWPEEDVDRFAMLFERFIGGYEAVFQSRDKDTPG, from the coding sequence ATGAACGAAGTGCTGACCAAGACCATTTCCACCGAGCCAGAGCCGGCTGAGGAAAACGTGCCCCGCATCGGCCGGAGCATGGGGCGTATGCGGTTGATGACCGGGCGGCGATTGATCGGCCGGCTGGCGATCCAGAGTGCCGCACCGGGTCTTGAACTTTCGCATCTCGACGTGCTCGATGCTGTGCGGAGGGCGCAGCCTGCCGGCGAGGTCACCGTCGGTATGATCGCGGAGATGCTGCGCATCGATCCGTCACGGGCCAGCCGGGTGGTGGCCGACATGGTCGGCCGCAACGTGCTGCGTCGCGAGGCTTCGCAGGCCGATGCGCGACGGATTGTCGTTGTCATGACCGAGGTCGGCCAAGATCTGCTTGCCGAGATCGTTGCGCAGAATTTGGCGATCATCTCTGAGATCGTCTCCGACTGGCCTGAGGAGGATGTCGATCGTTTCGCAATGCTCTTCGAGCGTTTCATCGGCGGTTACGAGGCGGTCTTCCAGTCGCGCGACAAGGATACGCCGGGCTAG